The window ACCTGCTCGGCCTGTGTGCGTTCCCCGAGGATCACCAGTCCCGCCGCGATGGCCTCGACGGTCGTCAGCCGGAACGGCTTGCCGAAGTTCACCGGGTTCGCCGCGACCAGAAACGGTAGCGCGCGGTGTTCGCCCGCCAGGGAGAACCGCGCCTCGCCGGCCGACTCCCACGAGCAGTCGAGCGCGACGAGTCGCTCCCCGACCGACCGATCCGCCGGCGACAGCGCCTGCTCGGCGTGCGGGTTCAACACGACTCCGAAGGGCGTCGCCCGGTCCGACCGGTGGAGGGCCGCGAGGTCGTGGCGGGCCAACTTCCGGGCGGTACACTTGTCGGGGTCGTCGTCGCCCTCGTAGCGCACGTGCAGGTCCACACCGAGTGCAGGCGACTCCCGGCCACAAGCGTTGCGGTCGTCGGTCGCGTGGCCACCTGGACAGACCCGGAGCCGCCACAGCATCCAAACCGCTGGCCGCCGAACCTCCACCCGACCGTGGCTCCCGTGGACCTCGTCGCCGACTACTACCGCGCGCTCGACACACACGACTACGACGCCCTGCAGAACGTCCTCGACCCCGGCTTCGTCCAGCACCGCCCGGACCGCCGGTTCGACTCCCGCGAGGCGTTCGTCCGGTTCGTGCGCGACGACCGCCCCCAGTCCGACACCACCCACCGCGTCCACACCCGTTACGTCCCCGACGCCGAGGCGGACGGAACACCCGACGCGACGGAGGTTCTCGCACGCGGCGAAGTACTGTCGGCGGAGGGCGACCTGCTCGTCCGGTTCGTGGACCGGTTCCGGATCGTCGCGGGGAGCATCGTCGAACTGGAGACGTTCACGCGGTGACTCCTCAGGCCGTGTCGCCGGGGCCCGCACGCTCGCGGTCGGTAGCCTCGACGAGTCGGTAACCGAGGTAGCCCAGCGCCGCGACGCTCGACAGGAGGAACGCCCAGGCGAGGACGCCACCGAGAGGGACGCCGAAGCCCAGTTGGAACGTCGAGTTCGCGTAGCCGGCGCCGTGCATCGGGCCGTATCCGCCGTACATCGGGTGGCCGCCCATCGCGCCCCAGAAGGTGACGCGCCAGAGCGCGCCGAGGACGCCGGCCAACAGCGTGAGGGTGAGTGTCACCACGGCGACGGTCGCGACGGTTCGTCCGAGTGTGGTTCGGAGAGTCATACACGGACAGACGCGTCCCACGAGCATACCACCCGGAGACGGTTCTCGGGTGCCGAGAATCGCTCGCGGGCCGCCCCGCTCCGAGGGACTACTCCTTCCGGCCGGCACCGACCGCACTCTCGCCGACCGGTTCGTGGCCCTCGATTCGCTCCTTGCCACCCATGTACTTCTGGAGCGGTTCCGGCACCGTGACCGTGCCGTCGTCGTTCTGGTAGTACTCGAGGAGAGCGACCATCACGCGCCCGACGGCCGTGCCCGAGGCGTTGAGCGTGTGCAGGTACTCGGCCGACTCGTGGCGTTCGGGGCGGTAGCGCAGGCCCGCCCGCCGGGCCTGGAAGTCGCGGAAGTTCGAGGCCGACGACACTTCGAGCCAGCGACCGCCCTGCTCGGGCCCCTCGTCGCTGTCGGTGCCGGGTGCCCACACCTCGATGTCGTAGGTCTTCGCCGACGCGAACGTCAGGTCGCCGGTACAGAGGTTCAACACGCGGTACGGGAGGCCGAGTCGGTCGAGCACGGCCTCGGCCTCGCCGACGAGTTCGTCGAGGCGCGCCTCGCTGTCGTCCGGTTCCACGAAGTTGACGAGTTCGACCTTGTTGAACTGGTGGACCCGCACGATGCCGCGCGTCTCGGTGCCGTGTTCGCCCGCCTCGCGGCGGAAGTTCGGCGTGTACGCCTGGTGTTTCAGCGGGAGGTCGTCCCGCAGCAGGATGTCGTCGGCGTACATGTTCGTCACCGGCACCTCGGCGGTCGGACAGAGCCAGAGGTCGTCGTCGTCGTACGCCTCGAACTCGTTGCCGCCGATGCGGTAGGCGTCCTCGTTGAACTTCGGCAACTGGCCGGTGCCCTCCATCGAGGTACTCTTGACCGGGATCGGCGGGAACAGGTCGACGTACCCCTGCTCGCGGTGGACCTCCAGCATGAACTGGATCAGCGCGTGTTCGAGCATCGCGCCCTCGCCTTTCAGGAAGTAGAAGCCCGCGCCGGTCGTCTTCGCGGCCCGCCCCTCGTCGATGATGTCCAACTCCTCGCCCAGATCGTAGTGGGGCGTCACCTCGCTCGGCAGGTCGCGCAGGTCGTCGAATCCGGTTCTGCGGACCTCCTCGTTGTCCGACTCGTCGTCGCCGACCGGCACGTCCTCGTCCGGGACGTTCGGCAGTTCGAGCAGGAGGTCGTCGAGTTCGGCCTCTATCTCGTCGGCGCGATCTTCGATCTCGGCGATGCGGGCTTTGAGTTCACCCGACCGGTCGATCGCGTCCTGTGCCTCCTCGTCTTTGCCCGCCTGTTTCAGTTCGCCGATACGCTGGCTGACCGTGTTGCGCTCGTGGCGGAGGTCGTCGCCCTCACTCTTCAGTTGTCGCCACTCTGCGTCGAGATCGAGGATGTGGTCGAGGTCCACGTCGTAGCCTCGGGCGTCGAGGCTCTCGCGGACCGTCTCCGGGTTCTCACGGAGGTACTGCCTGCTCAGCATTTGTCGGCGTTTCACTCGGTCGGGGGAAAACCGTATCGCATCTGTGTGAGAGCGTGGCGAGTACCGAGCGAGCGTGTCGCCGTGGTCCCGGCGTCCGGATCGCGTCTCACAGCGACACGGCACCGGCCGACCCCGACCGGTCCTGTCTCTCGCGTCACGGTCGGTACTCATTTCCGCGTCCTCACCGTAGCGATAGCATGAGCAGTCCCTCCGGGCCGGAGGAGTCCGAGCGACGAGACGACGTGGAACGAGCCGACGCGGTCGACCGGTTGGACGAGGTCGACGTCTCCGAGATGTCCGACGAGGCCGGCGAGAGCGATCGGGACGCCGACCCGGACGAACAGCAGTGGCGCTTCGCCGTCGACGAGGTCGGCGAGGACGCACCGACCCGCGAGCCACTGGAACCCGAGTCGATCTCGCTGGAGAACGCGCTGTTCGTCGCGGTCGGAGTGCTGTTGACCGTCGGTATCCTCCTCGTCGGCCTCCTGTAAGTCCGACCGCCGACCCGCGAGTACGCCGCCCCCACGAGCAAAGCGTTAACAGCGACACAGCCCCAAGGGGCGATATGGTCACACCCCTCGTGCCCCTGCAGGGGCTAGCGGACCCCGGGACCCTCTCGCTGTTGCTGGTACTGGCCGGACTCGGCCTGACGCTGGCGGAGGCGTTAGCCCCCGGTGCGCACTTCATCGTGGTCGGTGTCGCCCTCCTGCTGGCGGGGCTCATCGGCCTGCTGTTCCCGCCGGCCGCCTCGCCGCTGATCGCGGCCGGTCTCGTCCTCGCGTTCGGCGCGGCGGCGCTGTGGGTCTACCGTGAGTTCGACTTCTACGGCGGCAAAGGCTCCGGACAGACCTCCGACTCCGACTCGCTGAAGGGCAAGACCGGCCGCGTCACCGAACGCGTCACCGAGACCGGCGGCCAGATCAAACTCGACTCCGGCGGCTTCAACCCCTACTACTCCGCCCGGTCGGTCCACGGCGAGATCGAAGAAGGCGACGAGGTGATCGTCGTCGACCCCGGCGGCGGGAACGTCGTCACCGTCGAGTCGATCACCGGCATCGACACCGACGAGATCGACCGCGAACTGGCACGCGGCCGCCGCGAGGAGCAGCGCGAAGCCGAGACCGAGACCGAACGCGCCTGACCTCACCGACTCTCCGACAGCGCGACGAGCACCTGTCGACATTTCGCCACGATCGCGTCCGAATCTGCCCTTTTCACACACTGTAAACGCGGGGGGTGTTTTTTATCACTCGCTGTCGATGGGGAGGTATGGCGAACCTTCGAGACCTCGGGTTGTCGGAGTACGAAGCACGGGCCTACCGCGCCTTGCTTCGAACCGGGCCGACAACCGCGAAAGAGTTGTCAAGAGCCAGTGACGTTCCGATGGGTCGGGTGTACGACGTGTTGAACAGTTTGGAACAGTACAACCTCGTCCGGAGTCAGGCGGCGAGTCGGCCGAAGAAGTACGTCGCCGTCGAACCGGACGCGGCGCTGGACCGCCTGCTGGACGACAAGAAACGCGAACTGGAGGAGAAGGCCCAGCAGTACGAGAACATCGTCGACGAACTGGTGGACGAACTCGACGCCGCCGAACCGGTCGACCAGCAGTTCTGGACCGCCGCAGTCGGCCCGGAGGAGACCGTCGACCTCCTGCTCGAACGACTCTCGGCGGCAGACGAGCAGATCGTCATGGTCGCCGGGAGCGCCTCCCCGCAGTTCGATCTGGGCGAGGTCAGCGAACTCGTCGTGGAGGGACTGGAGGACGCGCTGTCTCGCGGCGTCACCGTCTCACTGCTCATGACGCCGACGATGGTCGAGAGCCTCCCGCGGAGCGTCGGCGAGCGCTACACCAGCCAACTGGCCGACCACCCGGACTTCGACGTACGCATCGCCGAACCACTCCAGGGGACGTTCAACCTGATCGACGACGTGGAGGTCGTCATCGAGGTGCCGAACCCCCTCGATCCGGGCGAGGCGTTCGCCATGATCGACCTGAAGGACCCCGACTTCGCCGCCGACGTGCGGGCGGAGTTCGACCCGCGATGGGAAGCGGCCGAACCGCTGTCGCTGTCGGACTGAGGACGCTCCCACCACCGTTCCGGAAAAACGTAGTCGCTCGGCTTACCGACCGAGTCGGAGTTCGTCGCGCAACTGCGCGAACGTGACCTCACGCTCGGCGTGGGCGTTGTGCTGGTGGATCGACTCGTCGTTCGACTGTTTCATCCGGACGACCGCGTCCTCCGGCAGGTGGTCGAACTGCTCGACCACGTCTTCGGCCATCGACCGCACGCAGTCCTCGACGAACTTCGCGTTCGCGTGGGCGTGGTAGGTCATGTGGTCCTCGTCGGGACGCTTCGCGAGGTTGTAGATACGCGCCGACATCGAGTCGCGGGCGATGTCGATCACGTCCAGCAGGTTCACGTCCGGCGACCCCTCGCTGGTGATCGTCAGCGTCGCGTGGCCGCGCTGGGAGTGACCCGGCTGAGGCACTTCCTCTAAGAACGCCTCGGCCGTCTCCTCGTCGACGCCGAGTTTGTCCAGCGTCTCGCGGGCGCGGGAGGCGGACATCCCCTGCGAGCAGGGACAGACCGTCATGCCCGTGACCTCGGCCCCGATCTCCTCGTGGGTGCCGTCCTCGGTGGCGACCGCACTGGCGATGATCGTCGCGGTGCTCTGGGTGAGTTTGTCGCTCGCGGGCGTCTGCTCGCGGGTGACGAGTTCGGCCGTCATCCGGACCTCCGCCTGCGAGGTGTAGTCGTGCTTGTCGAGCAGTCGCTCGGCGGCGTCGCCGCACACGTCCTCGACGCGGTACGTCGGTTCGCTCGTCGCCGTCTCCAGCGTCTCGTCGATGACCTCCATGTTACGGCTCATGTCGGCCCCCTTGCGCGTCGCCGGCAGATCCACGAACACCTCGAACTCCGCCATCAACACGATGGGACGCTTCTCGTCGCGGGCGACCTTCACGAGCTTCTCGACGCCTGTGACCCCTACCTGACTGAGCCCGACGGTCACGTCGGGCTGGCTTGCCTGTACGTCAGGCAACTGGTGACTCATCGAGTAGTGGGTAGGGATGTGCGTGATTATGCGTTTCGGTAGGCTGTGGCGGCTGCGCCCACCTCACCGAGGTCGTCGGCTTCGAGAATCGTCGTCGTCGGTCGCCGCTTCGCGGTCGGTCGTCGCGTCGACACCGGGCGGCCGAGTCAGGGCCAGTCGTCGCGGGCCTCGGCCTCGAAGGGGTCGTCCGGTTCGCCGGTCTCCGAGAGCGTCCACCCGGCGGCCTCGGCGGCCTGTTCGAGCGGGAGGAACTCCCAGCCGACCTCGTCGGCCAGCGCGCTGTCCTCGTCGGTCGTCCCGACGAAGACGTGCCGGTCGGTGTCGAACTGCTTCTTGACGTTCTCCAGACTCTCCTTCGTCCCGCGCGGCCCGGAGAAGAAGTCCTGCCGGATGCGGTGTTTGCGGGTGAAGTTCGTCACGACGTAGGTCGGTTTCTCCGAGACGACGCCGACGTACTCGGTCCACTGGCGGGCGTCGTTGAACACTTCGTTCGGGTTCGCCAGCGCCTTCAGTGCCTCCAACTCGAACGCCAGCGTCATGTCGGCGCTCCCGCCGCTTCCGTCCATACTCCCTGTTCGGCCTGTCGGGCGCAAAACGGCTTCGGTTCGGTGGGTCCGACGGGACGGCGGTCGGTTCGACCGAGCGGCCGGGTCGAGCAGTCCGCCGCCCTCGTCAGGCGCTCACCTTGAAGTAGCCCGTGAAGACCACCACGTCACCCGGACCGACACGGGTCGAGGCCTCGGGGCTGAACGCCCGCCCACTGCCGACCGCCGAGGAGATGGCGGTCTGTGTCGGCTCGTCCAACTCGTCGTAGTGGTGGACGGTCGCGTCCGCCGGGACCGAATCGAGCTGTCGGAGTCTGAAGATCGGGCGTTGGTGTGTCACACGATACCGAATACCATGATATGGATTAAGTCTTGTTCCACCGGCGAACTGGACGTGAGAATCGGGAGACGCCGAGTGCAAGTACGTGAAACGGCGGGTGCAGTAGGGGAGACGACGGGGGTCGCGAGAGGCGGTTACTGCTCTTGTGCCGGCGCGAGTTTGTCGAGGTCGACCGACTCCTCCATCAGCACGTCCTTCTGGTCGCCGACGACGCGCTCTTCGCGCATCAGCTTCTTGTACGCCGACTGCGGCGCGAGGTCGCCGATGAGGACGCCGCCGACGATCTTGCCGTCCTTCAGCGCGAGTCGCCGCCACTCGGTGTCGGAGAACTTCTGTTCGACCTCGTCGTCGCCGATGGTCGGGTGGCCGAAGGAGAGGAACGGGAAGTCGAAGTGCGTGATCGAGTACGAGGAGACCCACCGGAACGGCTCGGTCGCCTCGGGGCCGTTCGCCATCACTTCGCCCGCGATACTGCCCTGCTCCTTCGCCGACCCCCACGAGCCGTTCTGGCCGTGTTCGCCGAGGATGCTGTCGTAGAACCACGTCAGGTCGCCCGCCGCGTACACGTCGTCGACGCTGGTCTGCATGTACTCGTCGGTGATGACCGAGCCGTCGTCTTTCAGTTCGATGGGGGTGTCCTGCAGGACCTCGGTGTTGAAGTCGAGCCCGATGGCGACGCCGGCCCACTCGGCCTCGTAGCGCTCGCCGTCGGGGTCGACGGCGGCCGTGACGTGGCCGTCGTCGTCCGTCTCGAAGTGGTCGACGCCGGACTGGAAGACCGGCGTGACGCCGCGTTCGCGCATCGCCTGGTGCATGATCTCCGCGCCCTGCTCCGAGAGGGCGTAGCGCCACCAGCAGTCACCGCGCATCAGGTAGTGGGCCTCCACGTCCTGTGCGCCACAGATGGCGGCGAGGTCGATCCCGAGCAGCCCGGCACCGACGATGACGCCGTGTTCGCAGGACTCGACGTTCTGCTTGATCGCGCGGGCGTCCTGGAACGTCCAGAAGTGGTTGATGCCGTCGGCGTCGGAGTTGTCGACCGGCAGTTGCGAGGGGGTGCCGCCGGTGGCGACGAGCAGTTTGTCGTACCCGATGACCTCGTCGTCGTGCGTCTCCAGTTCGTGGGCCTCGGTGTCGATGTTCGTGACGAGCGTGTTCAGTTCGAGGTCGATGTCGCGTTCCTCGTACCACCCCTCCTGGTGGATCGAGATGGGCGCTTCGGGCAGTTTGCCCTTGGCGAACTCCTTGATCAGAATTCGGTTGTAGAGGGCCTCACCCTCGTCTGTGATGACTGTGATGTCGGCGTCGGGCGCTTCCTCGCGGAGGGTCTCGGCGGCCGAACTCCCCGCGATCCCGTCGCCGATTATCACGAACGACTGGCTCATGTGCAGGGAGTTCGGATTCGGGGTTAATGTGGGTTGCTATCTCCGTGACCCGTGTGTGTAGACTCTGGTATCACGACCCGATTCCTTTGATAGCCTAATACGTCCCGGTCGTCCACATCGACCGCACTCGTCCGCCTCCGTGCCTTTCAAGCCGGTCCGACCCCAACGACCGATCACGATGAAGATTCGTCAGAACGTCCGCCACTGGGCCACGAAGAAGGGACTCACGATGCCCGTCGTCGGTGACATCGTCACCGAGAAGATGGTCGATCTGCACGTGAACGTCTTCGGCAAGCGCGCGGCGGAGGGTCGCCGCGCGGAGCGCGAAGCGCACATGGCGGCGTTCTTCGAGTGTACCTTCGACACGTATCTGGCCGCGCTGGACTACGGCTACCCCGAGGCCGAGGCCCGCGAGATCACCCACGCGCAGGCGAACTTCGACTTCTACAACCACGGCTGGACGGAGATGATGGAGATCACGACCGACGAGGTCGAGGCCCACTACGACCGCTACGCCGACTTCTTCGAGCAGTACGACATCACCATCGCCGACCCGCTTGGCGACTTCCGCACCCGCGAGATCCCCGACGCGCCGTCGACGCCCGAGAAACTCGCCGACCCCGAACACCCCCACGCCGAGGGCGGCTTCGCGGACGACGTGTACGTCGAAGGACCGGACGGCGAGTTGGTGGTCGGCGGCAACGCGACCGAACCGGACGACGACGAGGTCGACGTGGAGTCTGCCGTCGGGATGGACGACACCGACGGCGACGAAGAAGCGCGCGCGTGAGTCGGCGTCGACAGCACAGCGCGTCGAGGTGCGCTAAGAAACGGACCGAACTGCGTTACGCGAAGCAGACCGAACTGCGTTACGCGAGCGCCGTTCGGAAGTCGTAGTCCGCGCCGGTGTCGTCGTTCCCGTTACCGCCTTTCTCACCGCCGTTCTCCTCGCCCGCGAACCGCCGGTCGAGGTCCGCCTCGCGGTCGCCCGCGGTGATCTCGACGTCGAGTTCGCGGTCGTCCGGCACGGCGAAGGTCAGTTCGCCGTCGGCGTCGGTCGTCCCGACCTGCTCGTCGTTCACGGCGACACTGGCGTTCTCGACTGCGCTCCCGTCGTCGAGCACGCGGAGCGTCGCGTTCTCGCCCTGCGTCACCGCGCCGACGAACGAGGCGTTCAACGCCTCCTCGTCGGGGCGCTCGTCGTCGCGTTCGTCGTCACCGGCGTCGCGCTTCTCGTCGTCTTTCCCGCGGTCCTCGCGGTCCGCGTCGACGTCTCTGATCTCGACTTGGTCGCTCGTGCCGGACTCGCTGACGACCGGTTGGAGGATGTACTTCCCGCTGTTGCCCGCCTTCTTCACCGTGATGTCGAAGACGAAGTCCACCGCCTCGCCGTTCCCGACCGTGAACTCCGTGTTGAGCTGGAGTTTCTCGCTCGGGAGCTTGACGTTCACCTGCTCGCCGTTCTCCAGGGTGGCGTTGATCTCGGAGACGTAGACGAACACCTTCGAGTAGGTGCCGTTCGAGACGTTCATGCTCGTAAGTCGGGTCGCGTTCGCCCCCTGCAGGCGCGTCAGATCGACCGTCCGGTCGTCCACGTCGTAGGTCTCCCAGTCGCCGGGCTCGGAGTCGTCTTCGTCTGCGTCCTCGGTTTCCGAGTCGTCTTCCTCGTCCGCCTCGTCACCGTCGTCGGTCTCCGGGTCGGCGGTCGAGTTCGGCATCTCGGTCTCGTCGTCGCCCGGTTCCTCCGTCTCGTTCGTCTCCGTCTCGTCGTCGCCCGGTTCCTCCGTCTCGTTCGTCTCCGTCTCGTCGTCCGACTCCTCGGTCTCGTTCGTCTCCGTCTCGTCGTCCGACTCCTCGGTCTCGTTCGCGCCCGCGTCGCCACCGTCGGCCTGCTGGAAGCCGACCTGCGTGATGGTGACGTTCAGGTGTTCGAAGTCCTCGATGGCGCTCGGCTGGTCGCTGATGTAGAACTGGACCGTGCCCGATCCGGAGCCGTCCATCGCGGCCGTCCCGGTAGTGTCGTCGGTCGATCCCACGCCGGGACCGACACCGCCGGTACACCCGGCGAGGACGACGAGCGTTGCGAACAGTATCGCGGTGAGTCCGTGGCGTCGCATACGAAACTGCGATGGGTCGGGAAACGGATATACACCCCATTCCGTTTCGTGCCGTTCGCACGACGTGAACGGTTTGAACGGTTCGTCTCCGTCTCTCTGGAACCTGACTGCTGTGCAGTGTGGGGCGGTCGAGCCGGGCGTGTGAGTCGGATCGCCACCCCGAGGTAACTGTGTGTAACTCGGGTCGCCACCCCGAGGTAACTGTGTGTAACTCGGGTCGCCACCCCGAGGTAACTGTGTGTAACTCGGGTCGCCAGCCCAAGGGACGTGCGTGGTTCGAGAGGCGCTGGGGGGCGTTCACCCTCGTTGTCTGTGACCGACTCGACCGAACTCTCACCGATCGATTCGATACGATCCGGATCGACCGAGAACTCCCACCGCTCGCCGGCGACACTCGACTCGACGAACCACTCGACAAGCCCCTCGCAGTCCTCACTCCCCCTCGATCGCACACGAGTCCGTGTACTCCACACCCTCGATGGACTCGACGCCACCCTCGCCACAGATCGGACAGTCGGGGTTCTGCCGGTACGGCACCGTCTCGAAGGTCATGTCCATCGCGTCGTAGAACAGCAGTCGCCCGGCCAGCAACTCGCCGGCACCGAGAATCGCCTTCACCGCCTCGGTCGCCTGCACACAGCCGACGGTCCCCGGCAGGACGCCCAGCACGCCGGTCGTCGCGCAGTCCGGCACGGTGCCGGGTTCCGGCGCTTCGGGGAACAGACACCGGTAGCAGGGCCCCTCGGGCACCAGCGTCGTCGCCTGTCCCTCGAACTTGTAGATGGCCCCGTGGACCAGTGGTGTCTCGGCGAGGCGGCAGGTGTCGTTCAGGACGTAGCGCGTCGGGAAGTTGTCCGAGGCGTCGACCACCAGATCGTACTCCGCGACCAGCGACTCGGCGTTGTCGGGCCCGACGCGCGTCCGGTGGCCCTCGACCGTCACGTCCGGGTTCAGACGGCGGACGTACGCTGCTGCGCTGTCGACCTTCGGCTCGCCCACGTCCGAATCGGCGTGGACGATCTGTCGCTGGAGGTTCGACCGCTCCACGTCGTCCGCGTCCGCGATGCCGAGTGTGCCGACGCCGGCGGCCGCGAGATACTGGATCACCGGCGAGCCGAGTCCCCCGGCACCGACGACCAGCACCGACGAATCGAGCAGTGCTCGCTGGCCCTCCGGGCCGACCTCGTCCATGATGATGTGTCTGGAGTAGCGGTCGAGTTGCGTGCTGTCGAGTGAGAGTGTCATACCCGACGGTTGGCGGGTGCCGGAGATAAGCCTGCGGCCGACCGACACACCGCCATCGGCTCGTGCCCGCAGACGTGACCGACACGCCACGCGACCGAGACTTATCAGGCCGGACGACGAACCCGGAGCCATGTCCTCCACTGCCGCCTCCGCGACGTCAGGCTCCGACGATCCCGACCGGAGAGACCACGCCGCGACCGGCTCCGGGGACCGGGACACGATCCTGCTGCAACAGCTCGCGGTCCTGTTCGGCCTCGGTCTGCTCGGCGTCGGCGCGCTGGTCGCCACGACCTACGTCCAGTATCGCGGTCGGGCGAACCTCCCCTTCTCGCCCGAGATCCTCGCGCTCCTCTCGGCGCTGGTGCCGACCATCCTGCTCGCGGTCGCGGTCGTCCTCGGGACCGTCCTCGCGCCGCGCGTCGGCTTCCGGTCACACGTCGCCGACCGGGTGGAAACCGGGTCGCGCGTCCTGCCGAAACTCGCGGGCGAGTGGCGCGTCGCGGTCGCAGTCGGCGGCGGTCTCGGCGTCGTCGTGATCCTCCTCGACTTCGGCTTCCAATCCGTCTTCGGGTCGATCACGACGACCAGCACCGTCTCGCCCGACGCGGCGCTCCTCGCGCTCGCGGGGTCGATCCCACTCCGAGTGCTGTACGGCGGGATCACCGAGGAACTGCTCCTCCGCTGGGGGTTCATGTCGCTCGCCGTCTGGCTCCTCTGGAAACTCGCCGGTGTCGTCGGCGCAGTCGGTCGGCGCGGTCGAGACACCGGTGGTGGCGGTGACGGCCCGTCGGCCCCGACCGCCCCCGCGCCGACCTCGGCAGTCGTCTGGGCCGGCATCCTGATCGCGGCGGTCGCGTTCGGACTCGGCCACCTGCCGACGCTGTTCGCACTCGGGCCGGCTTCGTTCCCGGTCGTGGGGCGGACGATCCTACTGAACGCTATCCTGGGAACCGGCTTCGGCTGGCTGTTCTGGCGGCGGAGTCTGGAGGCCGCGATGCTCGGCCACGTCGCCTTCCACGCGCTGATCGTCCCGGTCTCGGCCGTGGTGATCCTCGTCGGCTGAGCGAAACAGAAAGAGACGCGACCCGCGACTCAGGCGTCCGGGAGGAACTCGTCGAGTCGTTC of the Salinirubrum litoreum genome contains:
- a CDS encoding CPBP family intramembrane glutamic endopeptidase, coding for MSSTAASATSGSDDPDRRDHAATGSGDRDTILLQQLAVLFGLGLLGVGALVATTYVQYRGRANLPFSPEILALLSALVPTILLAVAVVLGTVLAPRVGFRSHVADRVETGSRVLPKLAGEWRVAVAVGGGLGVVVILLDFGFQSVFGSITTTSTVSPDAALLALAGSIPLRVLYGGITEELLLRWGFMSLAVWLLWKLAGVVGAVGRRGRDTGGGGDGPSAPTAPAPTSAVVWAGILIAAVAFGLGHLPTLFALGPASFPVVGRTILLNAILGTGFGWLFWRRSLEAAMLGHVAFHALIVPVSAVVILVG
- the ubaA gene encoding SAMP-activating enzyme E1; this translates as MTLSLDSTQLDRYSRHIIMDEVGPEGQRALLDSSVLVVGAGGLGSPVIQYLAAAGVGTLGIADADDVERSNLQRQIVHADSDVGEPKVDSAAAYVRRLNPDVTVEGHRTRVGPDNAESLVAEYDLVVDASDNFPTRYVLNDTCRLAETPLVHGAIYKFEGQATTLVPEGPCYRCLFPEAPEPGTVPDCATTGVLGVLPGTVGCVQATEAVKAILGAGELLAGRLLFYDAMDMTFETVPYRQNPDCPICGEGGVESIEGVEYTDSCAIEGE